The Mugil cephalus isolate CIBA_MC_2020 chromosome 19, CIBA_Mcephalus_1.1, whole genome shotgun sequence genome has a window encoding:
- the LOC124996985 gene encoding LOW QUALITY PROTEIN: septin-1-like (The sequence of the model RefSeq protein was modified relative to this genomic sequence to represent the inferred CDS: substituted 2 bases at 2 genomic stop codons), with the protein MTVGERNMNKTNRTILLVGESGAGKSTLINSLVNYTMGVKFEDKVWYQIIEEEEXSQAESQTSDVIVYQIFGFEGETLPYSLTIIDTPGYGDTRGIERDLIISQRLFDLFRSEDGVHEVIAVGLVVKASENRLSDRLMYVFDSVVSLFGKDLEKNIVALITHSDGSRPVNALQALEAAKIKCAKKXKNQPLHFLLNNCQSEDRTEEEEEEYLEDADKISVRGMREFTAFLEKTAPQKLMKTVDVLNERIRLTACIQNLEERIKLTELKQNEIKLIAEKLKKHKEEMKKNKKFTVEVDEVHKEKEAIDGGMWGLIFHKGAVCKENGHYPGCTMARKPEQCEVMYKGHCTVCTNKCPVTDHVKEKWM; encoded by the coding sequence ATGACTGTTGgagaaagaaacatgaacaagaCCAATAGAACCATCTTACTGGTTGGAGAATCAGGAGCAGGAAAATCTACTCTGATCAACTCTCTGGTCAACTACACCATGGGAGTGAAGTTTGAGGATAAAGTCTGGTATCAGATCATAGAGGAAGAGGAATGAAGTCAAGCAGAAAGTCAGACATCAGATGTGATCGTGTACCAGATCTTTGGTTTTGAAGGTGAAACTCTGCCCTACTCTCTGACCATCATCGATACTCCTGGATATGGAGACACCAGAGGGATTGAACGTGATCTCATCATCAGTCAAagattatttgacttgtttaGATCAGAGGATGGAGTTCATGAAGTTATTGCAGTGGGTCTGGTGGTGAAGGCCAGTGAGAATCGACTCAGTGATCGACTGATGTACGTCTTTGATTCAGTGGTTTCTCTGTTTGgaaaagacctggagaaaaaCATTGTAGCTCTCATCACACACTCAGATGGAAGTAGACCTGTAAATGCTCTTCAAGCTCTTGAAGctgcaaaaattaaatgtgcaaaaaaatagaagaatcAACCTCTTCACTTCCTGTTGAACAACTGTCAGAGTGAAGacagaacagaggaagaagaagaagaataccTGGAAGATGCTGACAAAATATCAGTGAGAGGAATGAGAGAGTTCACAGCTTTTCTGGAAAAAACTGCTCCtcagaaactgatgaaaacTGTGGATGTTCTGAATGAACGTATCAGACTGACAGCCTGCATCCAAAACCTGGAAGAGAGAATCAAactgactgaactgaaacagaatGAGATCAAACTAATCgcagaaaaactgaagaaacacaaagaagagatgaagaagaataaaaagttcACTGTAGAAGTTGATGAGGtccacaaagaaaaagaagctattGATGGTGGGATGTGGGGGTTGATTTTTCATAAAGGAGCTGTCTGTAAGGAGAACGGTCACTATCCTGGATGCACAATGGCCAGGAAACCTGAACAATGTGAGGTCATGTACAAAGGCCACTGTACTGTTTGTACCAACAAGTGTCCGGTAACAGATCATGTGAAAGAAAAGTGGATGTGA